GTAGTGCTCCAGCTCGACCTGGAACAGCCGGATCAGCTCGATGCCGATCCCGGCGGTGCCGGCGATGCCGATCAGCGAGTAGGAGTCGGCGGGGTGCACCTTCTTGATGTCCCGGCTGGCGATGAGGTTGCCCATGGTCGCCCGGCGGTCACCGGCCATCACGACGCCCTCGGCGGTCGCGATCGCGACGATCGTGGTGCCGTGCGGGGCCACGTCACCTCCGTTCAGCCCGGGAGGCAGCGGCCGGCGGCCCGGCAGCAGCTCGGGGGCGGCCGCGCTCAGGAACTGCGTGAAGGAGGACGTCCCCGTGTTGAGAAAGATATCCGGTAGACGCCCGGATGGATCAAAACCCGTCGCCACGTGGTTCCTTTCAGATACGTGTTACGCACCGGCGCGGAAGGGCCGCCGCTGCGGTTGAAGCACCATATCCCGCACACCCATCCAGTGCGATGATCTTTGATTCTCGTGTCGCCGCCGTCTACGACAACCGGGCGCCCAGAACGGGCGCCCGGAAATCGGACAATTAGGACTACTGACCGCCTTTTTGGACGTATCCCCTCACGAATTCTTCGGCGTTCTCTTCGAGAACGGAGTCGATTTCGTCGAGCAGATCGTCCACGTCCTCGGTGATCTCCGCGTGCCGCTCGGCTACCTCGGGATTGGCCTCAACGGTGACGTCCTCGATCTCCTGGTCGCTGGAGCTGCGCCCGCTCTGCGACTGACCACCTGTGTCTCGGGTTGCCATGGATGTCCCCCTTCTCAGCCACCCGAAGTCCTGCAACATCGGGTACGAAAAACCTACCTCGCGCCTGTGACAAAACACATCACCGGCTTGTGATCACCTCGAGCAGATCCTTGGCACTCTCACAGGTGTCGAAGAGGGCCCCGACGTGCTTCTTCGTCCCGCGCTCCGGTTCCATCATCGGCACCCGCACGAGGGACTCCCGGCCGACGTCGAAGATCACCGAGTCCCAGCTGGCGGCGACCACTTCGGAGGCGTACTGCGCGAGGCAGCGGCCCCGGAAGTAGGCCCGGGTGTCCTCCGGCGGCTCGTACATGGCGCGCTGCGTCTCGTCCGGGTCGAGCAGGGTCTTCATCGACCCACGCGCCACCAGGCGGTGGTAAAGGCCCTTCTCCGGCCGGACGTCGGCGTACTGGAGGTCGACCAGCTGGAGCTTGGGCGAGGACCAGCCGAGGCTCTCCCGCTCCCGGTACCCCTCCAGCAGTCGCAGCTTGGCCACCCAGTCCAGGGTGTCGGAGCAGAGCATCGGGTCGCGCCCGAGCTTGTCGAGCACGTCCTCCCAGCGGTTGAGCACGTCGGTGGTCTGCTCGTCGACGTCGGTGCCGTACCGCTCGTCGACGAACGCCTTGGCCCGCTCGAAATACGCCCACTGCAGGTCGAGGGCGGTGAGCCGGCGGCCGTCGCGCAGCCGCATCAGGTGTTTGAGGGTGGGGTCGTGGCTGACCGCCTTGAGCTCGCTCACCGGGTCGGCGATGCCCAGTTCCCCGGTGAACACCTTTTCCTCGATCATGTTGAGGACGAGCGCGGTGGTGCCCATCTTCAGGTACGACGCGATCTCGGAGAGGTTCGCGTCGCCGATGATCACGTGGAGCCGGCGGTACTTGTCCGCGTCGGCGTGCGGCTCGTCCCGGGTGTTGATGATCGGCCGCTTGAGGGTGGTCTCCAGGCCGACCTCGACCTCGAAGAAGTCGGCGCGCGAGGAGATCTGGAACCCGGAGCCGCTGCCGTCCTGGCCGAGCCCGACCCGGCCGACCCCGCAGAAAATCTGCCGGGTGACGAAGAACGGGGTGAGGTGGGCGACGATGTCGGCGAACGCGGTCTGCCGGCGCATCAGGTAGTTCTCGTGCGAGCCGTACGACGCGCCCTTGTTGTCGGTGTTGTTCTTGTACAGCTGGATGCGGTGCGCGCCGGGGATGGTGGCGGCCCGCCGGGACGCCTCGGCCATCACCCGCTCACCGGCTTTGTCCCACTTGACCACGTCGAGGGGGTTGGTGCACTCGGGGGTGCTGTACTCCGGGTGCGCGTGGTCGACGTAGAGCCGGGCGCCGTTGGTCAGTATCACGTTGGCCAGGCCCAGGTCCTCGTCGGCCAGCGCCTCGGCCGGGTCGTAGGCCGCGCCGGAGTAGGTGAACCCGCGGGCGTCGCGCAGCGGGGACTCCTCCTCGTAGTCCCAGCGGGCCCGCTGTCCCCGGTTGAGTTCGGGCCGGGCGCCGTAGGCGTTGACCACCTGGGAGGACGTGACCATCGGGTTGGCGCCGGGCTGACCGGGCACTGAGATGCCGTACTCGACCTCGGTTCCCATAATCCGTCGAACGCTCATGCGACCACCCTGTCCGCCACGAAGCTACGCCTGCTCATGCATCGAGCCTAGACGCTCTCACGTTGCATACCGAAGCTGCCCGTACTCGGTGTGCCACCTTCCGTGGTCGCGGCGATCACCGGCGTGTCGGGGCCGAACCGCGCGTCGAGGCGGTCGGCCACTCGCCTGCCGAGCCGCTGTCCGGGACGTTCGACGAGGTGGTAGGCCATCCAGGCGACCGCGAGGGTGCCCGCGACGAAGGCCGGGCCGATCACCGGCGACCGTCCCGGCAGTAGTCGTGTGACCACGACGAGCACCGGCATGTGCAAGAGGTAGACCGAAAAGCTGACCACACCGAGCCAGGTGAGGAAGCTCGGCACGGCCCGGTGGCGCAGCAGGAAGGCGATCGCGAAGGTGCCGGCGACCGCTGCCGCGACGGTGCAGTCGCGCAGCGGGGCGTAACCGGTGAGCAGCGACTGGTTGACGCCGACGGCAACCAGGACCAGGATCAGCGCGGCCGCCGCGGCGCGCCGGTCGATCTGCCGGTGCTGGGCGCGGTGGACCACGGTCCCGGCGAACATCACCGCGATCATCAGGACGGCGCCGCTGGAACTTCCGGCGCTCGCCCACTTCGTGGGCTGCCCGTTGAGCAGCGGCAGCAGGATCATGGCCAGGCCCGCGACCCCGGCGATCCGTGCCCGGCCGCGCAAGTACAGGATCAAACTGCTTATGAGTACGACGGTGAGCACTCCCGCCGTCACCCGGGCGCCCGGGAACAGCCCGTCCGGCAGCCCACGCCCGCCCAGCAGGGCGATCAGCGCCAGTCCCCCGGCCCACCAGGCGCTGGCCCGGTGCCACCGCCAGGCGAACAACCCGGCGACGATCAGGTAGAAGGTCATCTCGTAGGAGAGCGTCCAGAACGGACGGACCACGCCGCGCAGCCCGAGCAGGTCCTGGAGCATGGTGGCGTGCCCGAGCACCGACGCCGCCGTGTCGGTGTACAGGGTGCGGTGCAGCCGCTGCCAGCCGGCCGCCGCGAGGGCCAGGCCGAGCACGATGGCCAGCAGGTACGCCGGGTAGATCCGGAAGACCCGGCCGATCCAGAACCGGCGCAGCGAGCCGTGCCGTTCCAGCGACATCGGGATGACGTATCCGCTGACCAGGAAGAAGAGCAGGACGCCGTACCGGCCGAAGTCGAAGTGCCGGTAGATCGCCATGTGCCGGTCCAGGCCGATCACCTGCGGGCTGAGGTGGAAGAGGGCGACCACCGCGGCGGCGTATCCGCGGAGCGCGTCGAGCCAGGTCAGACGGGATCGGATCACACCGGGTGCAACGAGCGCGAGGGTGACGGGGAAACCCCGCCACCCTCGTCTCAGATGCCCTTACAGGTACTGACCGGTGTTGGTCGCGGTCTCGATGGACCGGCCGGCCTCCGCGCCCTTGCCGCCGGAGACGAGCGTGCGGATGTAGACGATCCGCTCGCCCTTCTTGCCGGAGATCCGGGCCCAGTCGTCCGGGTTGGTGGTGTTCGGCAGGTCCTCGTTCTCCCGGAACTCGTCGACGCAGCTGTCCAGCAGGTGCTGGAGTCGCAGGCCCTTCGTCCCGGAGGTGAGGAACTCCTTGATCGCCATCTTCTTGCCGCGGTCGACGATGTTCTGGATCATCGCGCCGGAGTTGAAGTCCTTGAAGTACAGGACTTCCTTGTCACCGTTGGCGTAGGTGACCTCGAGGAAGCGGTTCTCCTCGGACTCCGTGTACATCCGCAGCACGACCGCCTCGATCATCGCGGCGACCGTGGCATCGCGGTTACCGCCGTGCTCGCCGAGGTCGTCCTCGGAGAGCGGCAGGTCGGAGAGGATGTACTTGGCGAAGATGTCCTTCGCCGCCTCGGCGTCCGGACGCTCGATCTTGATCTTCACATCGAGACGGCCGGGGCGCAGGATCGCCGGGTCGATCATGTCTTCCCGGTTCGACGCGCCGATGACGATCACGTTCTCCAGGCCCTCGACGCCGTCGATCTCGCTGAGCAGCTGGGGAACGATCGTGTTCTCCACGTCGGAGGAGACACCGGAACCGCGGGTCCGGAAGATCGAGTCCATCTCGTCGAAGAACACGATCACCGGGGTGCCCTCGCCGGCCTTCTCCCGGGCCCGCTGGAAGACCAGGCGGATGTGCCGCTCGGTCTCACCCACGTACTTGTTCAGCAGCTCCGGACCCTTGATGTTGAGGAAGTAGCTGGTGTGCTTCTCCTCGCCACGGCGCTCGGCGATCTTCTTGGCCAGCGAGTTGGCCACCGCCTTGGCGATCAGGGTCTTGCCACAGCCGGGCGGGCCGTAGAGCAGGATGCCCTTCGGCGGGCGCAGCTGGTGCTCCCGGAACAGGTCGGCGTGCAGGAACGGCAGCTCCACCGCGTCGCGGATCTGCTCGATCTGCGAGTGCAGGCCACCGATGTCGGTGTAGTCGACGTCGGGGACCTCCTCCAGGACGAGTTCCTCGACCTCGCTCTTCGGGATCCGCTCGTACGCGTACGCCGAACGGGGCTCGATCATGAGCGAGTCGCCGGCGCGCAACTTCGTGATCTCCAGCGAGTCGGCGAGGAACACGATGCGCTCCTCGTCGGCGTGGGAGACCACCAGGGCCCGGTCGCTGGGGCCGCCGGACGGGTTGTCCAGGACCTCCTTGAGCAGGACCACCTCGCCGGTGCGCTCGAAACCGAACGCGTCGACGACGTTGAGCGCGTCGTTCAGCAGGACCTCCTGGCCCCGCTGGAGCTCGTCCACCGCGAGCGACGGCGAGACCGCCACCCGCAGCTTGCGGCCTCCGGTGAACACGTCCACCGTGCCGTCCTCGTGTGCCGACAGGAAAACGCCATAGCCGCTGGGCGGCTGGGCGAGCCGGTCAATCTCTTCCTTGAGAGTGACGATCTGAGCTCGGGCTTCCTTCAGGGTCGCCACGAGCCGCTCGTTGTTCTCGGTCACTCGGGCCAGCTGCGCCTGCGTTGCCGCGAGCCGTTCCTCAAGCTGCCGGACGTGTCGGGGGCTCTCGGTCAACTTCCGCCGAACCAGAGCGAGTTCCTCTTGCAGGAACGCGACCTGGCTGGAGAGATCGTTGGCCTCTTTCTCCCATCGTGCGGCGCGGGAGTCCGCTTCGTCGCTACGTGCCACGTCCCACCTCCCCGGGGGCTCGAACGTCTTGAACCAACACTAGCTGTTGCGGAGCAGTTTTCATCCCATGCAACACCCTCGTCACTGAGTCTTGATCGATTGGTGCCGCCGCCGATGAGCCGGTCGGTCAGGGTTCGGGTACCGTCGGGCCCAACCAGTTGTGGGAGGTAGGAGTGTCAGCAGACACTGATGAGCTGCAGGTCTGGATCGATCAGGACTTGTGCACCGGTGACGGACTCTGCGTCCAATACGCTCCGGAAGTCTTCGAACTGGACATCGACGGCTTGGCATACGTCAAGGATGATTCGGGCGAGTTGCTCCAAAATCCGGGCATACGCACCTTCGTACCGAAAAATTTGGTCCTCGAAGTCATCGACTCCGCGAAGGAGTGCCCCGGCGACTGCATCCACGTCGTCCGCGCGGCGGACGACGTGGAAGTGGCCGGCCCGGAAGCCGCCTAGAGGGTCGGCCGGCCGACCAGCGACGCGACGACCCGGGAGAACTCCTCCAGACGGGCGATCTGCCCGGGTCCGCCGTCGTCGAGGGTCTTGCCGAACCGCAGGGCGTCGTGGCGCATCGGCGCCCGCCCCTCCTCCTCGGCCAGCCCGGGCGGCGGCACCGCGTCGTCGACCGAGCTGAGCAGCAGGTAGACGTCGATGCTGTCGACCCGGGCCTGCCCGGTGGAGGTCCGGGTGAGCCGCCGCCGGCAGCCCACCTCGGTGATCGTGGAGAGCGGCACCACCCGCAGCGACGAGGTCATCGAGCCGGCCGGGCCGTCGCCGGGCGCCACGTCCTCGCCGTGCCAGAGCACCAGGCGGCTGCCGTCGCAGACGACGACCTCCTGCCAGACGCCGTTCACCTCGTTGACGAAACGCTCCAGGGTGAAGCAGAGCACCGAGGCGCCGCGGAGCACGCCGAACAGCGCCTCCAGGGCCACCTCGGGGTCACGCAGGTAGGCGCGGGCCGCCGAGTCCAGGTCCGGGTAGGGCGACCAGTCCGGGAACACCGCCGGCATCTCGTTGCTGCCGCCGAACGGCGGAGAACTCATCGCGCCCACTCCTTGTCCTCCTATCGACGCCCTACCGGAAACTACCGGACTCGACGGGCTCGGTCACTCCCCGGTGGTGGCGTCCTGCTCCGCGTGCTGCGCGTGCAGCGCCTCCCGGGCGGCCTTGCGCGCCGCGTACGCCTCGGCGCCCTTGCTCGGCTTGCGCCGGCGCGGCGGCGCGGTCACGCCGGGCGCCAGCTTGCGCGACGACACCAGGAACGCGGTGTGCGCGATCATCCGGTGGTCCGGGCGGACCGCCAGGCCGTCGGCGTGCCAGTCGCGGATCAGCGACTCCCAGGCCCGCGGCTCGGTCCAGCCGCCCCGCTCGCGCAGCGCCTCGACCAGCTCGGACAGCTGCGGGGTGGTCGCCACGTAGCCGATGAACACGCCGCCCGGGATCAGCGACCGCTCGACCATGTCGAGTGCCTCCCACGGGGTCAGCATGTCCAGCACGATCCGGTCGAAACCACCGATCTCGTTGTCCGCGACGTCACCCTCGTGCAGGTGCCAGGCCGGGTGCGGGCCACCGAAGAACGCCTCCACGTTCTTGCGGGCGATCGCCGCGAAGTCCGGCCGCAGCTCGTAGCTGTGCACCTCGCCGGTCTCGCCGACGGCGCGCAGCAGCGAGCAGGTCAGCGCGCCGGAACCGGCGCCCGCCTCCAGCACCCGGGCGCCGGGGAACACGTCGCCCATCGCCACGATCTGCGCCGCGTCCTTCGGATAGATCACCTGCGCGCCGCGCGGCATGGAGAGCACGTAGTCGCTGAGCAGCGGGCGCAGTGCCAGGTACTGCGTGCCGCTGGTGGCGGTGATCACGCTGCCGTCCGGAAGGCCGATGAGCGCATCGTGCTCCAGCGCGCCGCGGTGGGTGTGGAACGCCTTGCCGGGCTCCAGAACGATCGTGTGCATCCGGCCCTTGGGGTCGGTCAGCTGCACCCGGTCACCCGGGCGGAACGGGCCCCGGTGGGCTGGCACTTGCTCGTCGGCGGCGGTGACGGGGGTCGTGGTCACGAACTCTCTCTCCGGTATCAGGTGCGTTGCGCCCGCCGCGGCTCGAGGACCGCCGCGACGTCGGCGACCCGCAGGACGCCTACGACATCCTCGCCTGCGGTCACCAGGTACTGCGCACCCGGGTGGGCCTGCAACGCCCGGACCACCTGCTCACCGGTGAGTCCCACCGGCAGGCTGGTCAGCGCGTCACGGGACCGGGAAACGCTCTCCACGCTCACCCAGGGCCGCCGGTCGACCGGCACGCGCTCGGCGGCGACCGGATCGACCAGAGCGGTGAGGCTACCCGCCGAGTCGGTGACGCCGAGCACCACGTCCGGTCGCGGGTCCTCGGCGCGGCGGCGCTGCGCCTCGCCGAGCGGCGTGCCGGACGGCACCGACAGCAGCGGGCGGGCCAGCGCACCCAGGTCGATCAGGGGGAACCGGCCGGTCATCCGCCCCAGCCGGATCGACTGGCCGGCACCGTGCCACAGGGTCATCGTGACCAGCAGCACGAACAGCATCCCGAACACGGTGAGCAGCCCGAACTGGAACAGCACCAGCACCGTCACGGCGGTCCCGAAGGCCAGCGCCCGCCCGGCGTAACCGGCGAGCACGGTCGCCCGGTTGCGGTCCTTGAGCATCGCCCACATGGCCGCGCGCAGCGCCCGGCCACCGTCCAGCGGCAGGCCGGGCAGCACGTTGAAGATCGCGACCAGCACGTTGCTGACCGCCAGCTGGAACGCGATCTGCCCGGGCACGGTGTCCTCCGGCAGGGCGAACGCGGCCGCGGTGGTCACCCCGCCGAGCACCAGCGAGACGGCCGGCCCGGCCAGCGAGACCAGGGCGTCGACCCGTGGGGTGGGCGCCTCGCGATCCATCTCGGTCCAGCCGCTGAGCAACTCGAGAGTGATCCGGCGCACGCCGATCCCGTGGTGCCGGGCGGTCAGCGCGTGCCCGAGCTCGTGCAGCAGCACCGAGCCGAGCAGGCAGATCACGAAACCGAGGCCGACCAGGTAGGCCCATGGCTGCTCGAGACCCAGCTCGGCCCGGGCATAGTTGCCGTAGACCACGGTGACCAGGATCGCCAGCAGCAACATCGAGGCGTTCGCATGCACCGGGATGCCCAGCACCTGCCCCACCGGCCGGCCACCAGCCGGTGCCGGCGGATTGCGGGTCGCGCTCTCCTCCATGCGCTTGATGCTACGGACCAACCCGATTCCTTGCGGATCACCGGCCGCCCGCGTGATCCACACGGCAGGCGGTGTCGTGCGGATTTCGTCGTACCTCTGCCCTAGCCTGGCTGGCATGACGGCACAGACGGTGTTCCCGCCCCCGCAGCCCCGCCCTGGCGGTCCGGCCTCCCCCGCGACGTCCGCCGGCCGTCCGGGCCTGGCCGACCGGCCGTCCGGTCCGTCACTGTCCCCGTCGCGCGCGGCCGACTTCAAGACCTGTCCGCTGCTGTTCCGCTTCCGCACCATCGACAAGCTGCCCGAGCAGCCCTCCGCCGACCAGGTCCGCGGCACCCTGGTGCACGCCGTGCTGGAGCGCCTGTTCGACCTGCCCGCCGCCGAGCGCACTCCGGAGGCCGCGGCCGCCCTGGTCACCCCGGAGTGGGAGCGCCTGGTCAGCCACGAGCCGGCCCTGGCCTCCCTGTTCGCCGCCGACCCCGGACCGCGCTCCCCCACGCCCGCCGCTTCCGGTCCGCTTTCCCCAGGGCCAGCCATTTTCGGTACGCCCTCAGCGCCGCCCGCCACACCCGGCGTCGCCACCCCGGCCCCTTCCGACGCCGCGCCCATCTCGCCGGAGTCCACGCCGTCCGCCTCCAGCCCGGCCCCTTCCGGCACCGCCTCCGACGCCCCCACCCCCGCACTCGCCTCGCCGGAGTCCACGCCGTCCGCCTCCGGCCCGGCCCCTTCCGACACCGCGACCGGCGCCCCCGCACTCGCCTCGCCGGAGTCCACGTCGTCCGCCTCCGGCCCGGCACTCTCCGACGCCGCGCCCGCGGCCGCGGTCCCCTCCGGCACCACGACCGCTGGCCCGGCACCCGCAACCGGGGCCTCCTCCGGCGCGGCCGGTGTGGGACACGCCACTGACGCTGTCCGGGATCCGGCGGCGGTGGCCGCGGAGGCCGACGCGATGGGCCAGATCGCCCTGATCGACGCCCCGGCCGGCGCCGCCGAGGCCGCCCGGCTGGCCGCCTTCCTGGGCAGCGCCCGCGACCTGCTCGGTGGTTACTTCGCGGTCGAGGACCCGCAGCGCCTGGAGCCCGCCGAGCGGGAGACCCTGATCTCCACGATGATCGACGACGAGCTGCTGATCCGCGGCTACATCGACCGTCTCGACGTCTCCCCGGCCGGCGACCTGCGCGTCGTCGACTACAAGACCGGCGGCGCCCCGCGCGAGGCCTTCGAGGGCCGCGCCCTGTTCCAGCTGAAGTTCTACGCCCTGGTCCTCTGGCGCACCCGCGGCGTCGTCCCCCGCGTCCTGCGCCTGCTCTATCTGAAAGACGCCGAGGTCCTCGACTACAGCCCGGAGGCCGCCGAGCTGGAGCGCTTCGAGCGCACCCTGGTCGCCCTCTCCCAGGCCGTCGAGCGAGCCAAGCGCGACCGCGAGTTCCGCCCGAAGCCGAGCCGCCTCTGCGGCTGGTGCAACCACCAGGCCCTCTGCCCCGAGTTCGGCGGCACCCCACCCCCGTTCCCGGAGTCCCCGGCCGCCGGCCTGCCCGCCGACTCCGAGCCCGACCGCCTGGCCACCACCCACCAGGACGACCTCGTTGCCTGACCACCCCTCCAGTCCGACGCCCACCTGGCCGCCACCGGGCCGGTCCATCCGGCACATCGGCCCGCCTCCCGGACACGCCCGCGGCGAGGGCGGTGCCTGACGTGGTGAAACCGATCCGGTTGCTGCTCGCCGACGCCTCGGCCCTGCAACGATCCGGGCTGCGCGCGGTCCTCGCCGAGGCGGGCACCCACGGCGGTCCCGAGCTCGTCGTCGCGGGCGAGACCGGCGACGGCGCCGAAGCCGTCGCGCTGGCCCGGCGCCTGCTGCCGGATGTGCTGGTCACCGACGCGGCCCTGCCCAGGATGGACGGCGCCGCGGTGGCCCGCGCGGTCGTCGCGGCACGGTTGCCGGTCCGGGTGCTGATCCTCACCGCGCACGACAGCGACGAGCAGCTGGTCGCGACGATCGGCGCGGGCGCCACCGGCTACCTGTGCAAGGACGCCCCCCAGGAGGAACTCTTCACCGCGATCCGAGCCGTCGCCGCCGGCGGCGCCGTGATCACCCCGCGGGTGCTGGCCCGGGTGCTCCCCCGCTTCGCCGCCGCACTGCCCGCCTCGGACAGCAGACCGGTCCCCACCGACCTGCGCGCCCTGACCGGCCGCGAACGCGAGGTGCTGATCCACGTGGCCCGCGGCCACACCAACGCCGAGATCGCCGAGGCCCTCCAGGTCAGCGAGACCACGGTCAAAACCCACGTCGGCCACATGCTCGCCAAGCTCCGCCTCCGCGACCGCACCCAGGCGGTTGTCCTCGCCTACGAGATCGGCCTGGTCAAACCCGGCACCTGACCACCCCACCGCGCCCCACAACCGACGCGACAGCCCTGACCCATTCCCCACCCGAACCGACGACCGTCCCCACCTGCGAGAACGGCCAGGTCAACCGCACCTGACCACCCCACCACGCCCCACAGCCGACCCGACAACCCTGACCCATTCCCCACCCGAACCGACGACCGTCCCCACCTGCGAGAACGGCCAGGTCAACCGCACCTGACCACCCCACCACGCCCCACAGCCGACCCGACAACCCTGACCCATTCCCCACCCGAACCGACGACCGTCCCCACCTGCGAGAACGGCCAGGTCAACCGCACCTGACCACCCCACCACGCCCCACAGCCGACCCGACAACCCTGACCCATTCCCCACCCGAACCGGCGACTGTCCCCACCAACAACGGCCGGTCGACCGCACCTGACCACCCCACCACGCCCCACAACCCGGACCCATTCCGCATCCGAACCCCGGCGCAAGCCAACCCGCCGGCCGGGCCCGGCCCCTCCCCGGATAGGCCCACCGTCAACGGCAACATCACGGCCACCGCCGGCCGCCTGGCCGCCTCACAAGCTGCGGTGTGGTCGCCCGGCGGGTCACCGCTACCGACCAAGGCATCACGCCATGGGGTGTCGTTGGCCGCTGGTCAGAGCGTGAACGGCAGTGACAGCAATGGCTTCGCGAGGCCCTTGCCGGCGACAGACCCGACGAGAAGGCTCCGGCACCGACCCGGACACCACGCCGCTGGACGCCATGGGCCTGCTGGCCAAAGGCGTGAACGGCGATGAAGAAATAACGGCGGGGTCGCACACCGGCGACAGACCCGACCAGGCGCCCCCAGCAGCACCGGAACCCACCCCGGACCCCACCAACGGCCCCCACCGACCCACTGGTCACAGCCGCGAACGGCAATAAACGAAACGACGGCCAGGTCACACACCGGCGACAAGCCCAACCCGGCGCCCCCAGCAGCACCGGAACCCACCCCGGACCCCACCAACGGCCCCCACCGACCCACTGGTCACAGCCGCGAACGGCAATAAAGGGAACGGCGGCCAGGTCACACACCGGCGACAGACCCGACCAGGCGGCCCCCAGCATCACCGGAGTTCAGACGGACCCCACGGCCGCCACCGACCCGCTGGTCAAGGGCGTGAACGGCGGTGACGGAAATGGCCCAGCGACAGGTAGGACGAGGCGGCTCCGGTTGGGATTCGCGCGCCGGCGGGTGGGACGGGCAACAGCGTCCAGCACCAGCCGGCCACGCGGCTGGTGCTGGACGCTGTTGGTCAGGTTGGGCGGCCGCCGTCCGCCGGGACGCGCGGCGGCGGGCGGGCCGGGAACCGCCGGGGCGTACCCGGCAGCGGGAACGCGGGTGCGGCGCAGGGCAGGAACGGGCGCGAGAGGCTGGGCAACAGGTGACGAGCGGCCAGAACGG
Above is a genomic segment from Actinoplanes ianthinogenes containing:
- a CDS encoding ubiquitin-like protein Pup yields the protein MATRDTGGQSQSGRSSSDQEIEDVTVEANPEVAERHAEITEDVDDLLDEIDSVLEENAEEFVRGYVQKGGQ
- the dop gene encoding depupylase/deamidase Dop; its protein translation is MSVRRIMGTEVEYGISVPGQPGANPMVTSSQVVNAYGARPELNRGQRARWDYEEESPLRDARGFTYSGAAYDPAEALADEDLGLANVILTNGARLYVDHAHPEYSTPECTNPLDVVKWDKAGERVMAEASRRAATIPGAHRIQLYKNNTDNKGASYGSHENYLMRRQTAFADIVAHLTPFFVTRQIFCGVGRVGLGQDGSGSGFQISSRADFFEVEVGLETTLKRPIINTRDEPHADADKYRRLHVIIGDANLSEIASYLKMGTTALVLNMIEEKVFTGELGIADPVSELKAVSHDPTLKHLMRLRDGRRLTALDLQWAYFERAKAFVDERYGTDVDEQTTDVLNRWEDVLDKLGRDPMLCSDTLDWVAKLRLLEGYRERESLGWSSPKLQLVDLQYADVRPEKGLYHRLVARGSMKTLLDPDETQRAMYEPPEDTRAYFRGRCLAQYASEVVAASWDSVIFDVGRESLVRVPMMEPERGTKKHVGALFDTCESAKDLLEVITSR
- a CDS encoding acyltransferase family protein, producing MIRSRLTWLDALRGYAAAVVALFHLSPQVIGLDRHMAIYRHFDFGRYGVLLFFLVSGYVIPMSLERHGSLRRFWIGRVFRIYPAYLLAIVLGLALAAAGWQRLHRTLYTDTAASVLGHATMLQDLLGLRGVVRPFWTLSYEMTFYLIVAGLFAWRWHRASAWWAGGLALIALLGGRGLPDGLFPGARVTAGVLTVVLISSLILYLRGRARIAGVAGLAMILLPLLNGQPTKWASAGSSSGAVLMIAVMFAGTVVHRAQHRQIDRRAAAAALILVLVAVGVNQSLLTGYAPLRDCTVAAAVAGTFAIAFLLRHRAVPSFLTWLGVVSFSVYLLHMPVLVVVTRLLPGRSPVIGPAFVAGTLAVAWMAYHLVERPGQRLGRRVADRLDARFGPDTPVIAATTEGGTPSTGSFGMQRESV
- the arc gene encoding proteasome ATPase, coding for MARSDEADSRAARWEKEANDLSSQVAFLQEELALVRRKLTESPRHVRQLEERLAATQAQLARVTENNERLVATLKEARAQIVTLKEEIDRLAQPPSGYGVFLSAHEDGTVDVFTGGRKLRVAVSPSLAVDELQRGQEVLLNDALNVVDAFGFERTGEVVLLKEVLDNPSGGPSDRALVVSHADEERIVFLADSLEITKLRAGDSLMIEPRSAYAYERIPKSEVEELVLEEVPDVDYTDIGGLHSQIEQIRDAVELPFLHADLFREHQLRPPKGILLYGPPGCGKTLIAKAVANSLAKKIAERRGEEKHTSYFLNIKGPELLNKYVGETERHIRLVFQRAREKAGEGTPVIVFFDEMDSIFRTRGSGVSSDVENTIVPQLLSEIDGVEGLENVIVIGASNREDMIDPAILRPGRLDVKIKIERPDAEAAKDIFAKYILSDLPLSEDDLGEHGGNRDATVAAMIEAVVLRMYTESEENRFLEVTYANGDKEVLYFKDFNSGAMIQNIVDRGKKMAIKEFLTSGTKGLRLQHLLDSCVDEFRENEDLPNTTNPDDWARISGKKGERIVYIRTLVSGGKGAEAGRSIETATNTGQYL
- a CDS encoding ferredoxin, with product MSADTDELQVWIDQDLCTGDGLCVQYAPEVFELDIDGLAYVKDDSGELLQNPGIRTFVPKNLVLEVIDSAKECPGDCIHVVRAADDVEVAGPEAA
- a CDS encoding tRNA (adenine-N1)-methyltransferase, translated to MTTTPVTAADEQVPAHRGPFRPGDRVQLTDPKGRMHTIVLEPGKAFHTHRGALEHDALIGLPDGSVITATSGTQYLALRPLLSDYVLSMPRGAQVIYPKDAAQIVAMGDVFPGARVLEAGAGSGALTCSLLRAVGETGEVHSYELRPDFAAIARKNVEAFFGGPHPAWHLHEGDVADNEIGGFDRIVLDMLTPWEALDMVERSLIPGGVFIGYVATTPQLSELVEALRERGGWTEPRAWESLIRDWHADGLAVRPDHRMIAHTAFLVSSRKLAPGVTAPPRRRKPSKGAEAYAARKAAREALHAQHAEQDATTGE
- a CDS encoding site-2 protease family protein; this translates as MEESATRNPPAPAGGRPVGQVLGIPVHANASMLLLAILVTVVYGNYARAELGLEQPWAYLVGLGFVICLLGSVLLHELGHALTARHHGIGVRRITLELLSGWTEMDREAPTPRVDALVSLAGPAVSLVLGGVTTAAAFALPEDTVPGQIAFQLAVSNVLVAIFNVLPGLPLDGGRALRAAMWAMLKDRNRATVLAGYAGRALAFGTAVTVLVLFQFGLLTVFGMLFVLLVTMTLWHGAGQSIRLGRMTGRFPLIDLGALARPLLSVPSGTPLGEAQRRRAEDPRPDVVLGVTDSAGSLTALVDPVAAERVPVDRRPWVSVESVSRSRDALTSLPVGLTGEQVVRALQAHPGAQYLVTAGEDVVGVLRVADVAAVLEPRRAQRT
- a CDS encoding response regulator transcription factor, whose product is MPDVVKPIRLLLADASALQRSGLRAVLAEAGTHGGPELVVAGETGDGAEAVALARRLLPDVLVTDAALPRMDGAAVARAVVAARLPVRVLILTAHDSDEQLVATIGAGATGYLCKDAPQEELFTAIRAVAAGGAVITPRVLARVLPRFAAALPASDSRPVPTDLRALTGREREVLIHVARGHTNAEIAEALQVSETTVKTHVGHMLAKLRLRDRTQAVVLAYEIGLVKPGT